The following proteins are co-located in the Amphiprion ocellaris isolate individual 3 ecotype Okinawa chromosome 7, ASM2253959v1, whole genome shotgun sequence genome:
- the si:dkey-260j18.2 gene encoding kelch-like protein 17 isoform X2, which produces MFTSPLVESRLTEIRLEEVTPSVMETVIQFVYTGEAGLSLDTAEDLFVAANRLQVMPLQDLCSRFLFEHLSVDNCLGMYSLARSHHDQLLLRASLRLVAQHFPRVARQKDFLLLDHGTLGSLLSSDRLGVDSEAEVYDAARRWAEHQPLDRYAHMPALLHHLRPGLLSQEESRRLSQELGPAAAGEGLGGPLRPREGMFEKKIVCVDLTPREDENLAARDYTVDCFDPRTGKWEKLAALGSLVSPGCTAVGDRLFVAGGILRTGSVSAAVHEYDAVLDRWIERPSMVQPRAMLGLLGCGESLYALGGSNRSALLDSSEALELTTLQWGPGPRLPLPLRAFACAALRGRLYLLGGTTLEQNRAVVHSGVLIYHTLTDCWTRVALDSGATCLAGGVAVRGGVCAIGGYMRDTTKFLDGNYTNLETLDATGRVLFFREGRGSGVEREVTGGGVMVSAEQRGGAGGGSDRAPSPVVFPGLPRRIAAGGVARWKRRIYVLGGENGSRFYDSVYCWKPGWRSWVQRREKLPGDTGGVSQFGCTTLKFPKKHILSRLRLAKDNCRKPSD; this is translated from the exons ATGTTCACCAGCCCTCTGGTGGAGTCCCGCCTCACTGAGATCCGACTGGAGGAAGTGACGCCGTCTGTTATGGAAACTGTGATCCAGTTTGTGTACACCGGGGAAGCAGGGCTCTCCCTGGACACAGCAGAGGATCTGTTTGTGGCTGCCAACCGCCTTCAGGTCATGCCCCTTCAAGACTTGTGCTCCAG GTTTCTATTTGAGCACCTCTCAGTGGATAACTGTCTGGGGATGTATTCACTGGCTCGTTCTCACCATGACCAGCTTCTGCTGCGTGCCTCCCTGCGGCTCGTAGCCCAGCACTTTCCTCGGGTGGCCCGGCAGAAAGATTTCCTTCTGCTTGACCATGGCACCTTAGGCAGCCTCCTGAGCTCCGACCGCCTCGGGGTGGACTCCGAAGCGGAGGTCTACGATGCGGCACGCCGTTGGGCAGAGCACCAGCCATTGGACCGCTATGCCCACATGCCTGCACTGCTTCACCACCTGCGCCCAGGGCTGCTGTCCCAGGAGGAGAGCCGAAGGCTGAGCCAGGAACTGGGGCCTGCTGCTGCGGGGGAAGGCCTCGGTGGGCCTCTGAGACCACGTGAGGGAATGTTTGAGAAAAAGATCGTCTGCGTGGATCTGACACCTCGGGAAGATGAGAATTTAGCTGCAAGAGACTACACAGTGGACTGCTTTGATCCTCGGACAGGGAAGTGGGAGAAGTTAGCAGCTCTGGGTTCACTCGTGAGCCCTGGCTGCACGGCTGTGGGTGACAGGCTGTTTGTAGCTGGTGGGATCCTGCGGACAGGCTCTGTGTCTGCAGCCGTGCATGAATATGATGCTGTGTTGGACCGCTGGATAGAGCGGCCTTCGATGGTCCAGCCCCGGGCTATGCTCGGTCTGCTGGGCTGTGGAGAGTCCCTCTATGCTTTGGGTGGCAGCAACCGCTCCGCTCTGCTGGACTCCAGTGAAGCCCTGGAGCTGACAACACTTCAGTGGGGTCCCGGGCCTCGGCTGCCGCTCCCACTGCGCGCCTTCGCCTGCGCAGCGCTGCGTGGACGGCTTTACCTTCTGGGTGGAACCACACTTGAACAGAACCGGGCTGTGGTCCACTCAGGTGTGCTCATTTATCACACCCTGACAGACTGCTGGACACGTGTGGCACTGGACTCTGGTGCTACCTGCCTCGCTGGAGGAGTAGCAGTGCGAGGGGGAGTTTGCGCTATTGGCGGATACATGAGGGATACTACAAAGTTCCTGGATGGAAACTACACCAATCTGGAGACTTTAGATGCTACTGGTCGGGTGCTGTTCTTTAGAGAGGGCCGGGGGTCGGGTGTGGAGAGGGAAGTGActggaggaggtgtgatggtcaGCGCAGAGCAGCGAGGGGGTGCAGGTGGTGGAAGCGACCGAGCCCCGAGTCCTGTTGTTTTTCCCGGGTTGCCACGGCGGATTGCAGCAGGGGGCGTGGCCAGGTGGAAAAGGAGGATTTATGTGTTGGGTGGGGAAAACGGCTCGCGGTTCTATGACAGCGTGTACTGTTGGAAACCCGGCTGGCGCAGCTGGGTCCAGAGACGGGAAAAACTCCCGGGAGACACTGGAGGGGTGAGCCAGTTTGGGTGTACCACTCTAAAATTTCCTAAGAAACATATCCTGTCCAGACTGAGACTAGCCAAAGACAACTGCAGGAAGCCCTCTGACTAG
- the sars2 gene encoding serine--tRNA ligase, mitochondrial, which produces MATCIGMVGRVGGIALTVLKPVAGQCSRHRTSVLVPLRLSHAARSSLYEHVREGYSDKPELDMRAVCEETDKVIANVENRKGELTGDDVRKIVCVWQELQAVRTEISELEQEKRRISDTVKALVSKEDKKALANVPEYTQALQKGREIRTRLNHLYPKETELDQEHYGRALRLPNTSHPDVPVGDESQARVVELVGQKPEFDFKPRGHVELGEELGLIRQRHLAHVSGHRSYYLRGAGARLQIALQNFALDTVQKRGFIPMVVPDMLKGAVFEGCGMQPNAHRSQVYSLDPARFPDLNLAGTGEVGVAGYFMDHAVNWKDLPVRTVCSSTCYRAETDTGRETWGLYRVHHFNKVEMFGVTADETGEESSRLLDEFVSLQKEMFSALELHYRVLDMPTQELGPPAHRKYDIEAWMPGRNSYGEISSGSNCTDYQSRRLNILYEREDGSLQYAHTVNATACAIPRTIIAILETHQTKEGSVRVPRALQPYLGLEVIEKPKYTPLKYIGPNQHSRPPRPAPKTR; this is translated from the exons ATGGCGACCTGCATCGGCATGGTTGGAAGAGTCGGAGGCATTGCCTTGACTGTGTTGAAGCCGGTAGCCGGGCAGTGTTCAAGGCACAGGACAAGCGTGTTAGTCCCGCTCCGCCTCTCACATGCAGCCCGGAGCAGTTTGTACGAACATGTCCGTGAAGGCTACAGCGACAAGCCGGAGCTGGACATGAGAGCAGTGTGTGAGGAGACCGACAAAGTCATCGCTAATGTGGAGAACAGGAAAGGAGAGCTGACAGGGGATGATGTCAGGAAGATT gtgtgtgtgtggcaggagCTTCAGGCAGTGAGGACAGAAATCTCTGAACTGGAGCAGGAGAAGAGACGCATCAGTGACACTGTTAAAGCATTAGTG AGCAAGGAGGACAAGAAAGCCCTCGCCAAT GTTCCAGAGTATACCCAGGCTCTGCAGAAGGGTCGAGAGATCCGCACCAGACTCAATCATCTCTACCCCAAAGAGACCGAGCTGGATCAGGAACACTACGGCCGAGCGCTCAGGCTGCCCAACACCTCACACCCTGATGTG CCAGTTGGAGATGAAAGCCAGGCGAGGGTGGTGGAGCTTGTCGGACAGAAACCAG AGTTTGACTTCAAGCCCAGAGGCCATGTAGAGCTGGGGGAGGAACTGGGTCTCATCAGGCAGAG GCATCTAGCTCACGTCTCAGGCCACAGGTCCTACTATCTGAGAGGAGCAGGGGCCAGACTTCAAATCGCGCTCCAGAACTTCGCCCTCGACACAGTGCAGAAACGG GGCTTCATTCCCATGGTTGTGCCTGACATGCTGAAGGGGGCAGTGTTT GAGGGTTGTGGGATGCAGCCTAACGCCCATCGCTCTCAGGTCTACTCACTGGATCCAGCACGTTTCCCAGACCTCAACCTGGCTGGGACTGGAGAGGTCGGAGTGGCAG GGTATTTCATGGATCATGCAGTAAACTGGAAGGACCTGCCCGTCAG GACggtgtgcagcagcacctgctaCAGAGCTGAGACTGACACAGGCAGAGAGACATGGGGGCTCTATAGGGTTCATCACTTCAATAAG GTCGAGATGTTTGGAGTGACAGCAGATGAGACAGGAGAAGAAAGCTCTCGGTTGCTGGATGAGTTTGTCTCTTTGCAAAAAGAGATGTTTTCTGCACTGGAACTACACTACag AGTGCTGGACATGCCGACTCAGGAACTGGGTCCTCCAGCACACAGAAAATACGACATTGAAGCCTGGATGCCTGGAAGGAACAGCTATGGAGAG ATTTCCAGTGGGTCCAACTGTACCGACTACCAGAGCAGACGTCTCAACATCCTGTATGAGCGAGAGGACGGCAGCCTGCAGTACGCCCACACA GTGAATGCTACAGCGTGTGCCATCCCTCGAACCATTATCGCTATCCTGGAGACCCACCAGACCAAA GAGGGATCAGTACGTGTCCCCCGAGCCCTGCAGCCTTACTTGGGTCTGGAAGTGATTGAGAAGCCAAAGTACACTCCACTGAAATACATTGGGCCCAACCAGCACAGTCGGCCGCCCAGGCCGGCTCCTAAAACCAGATAA
- the slc5a2 gene encoding sodium/glucose cotransporter 2 isoform X2 — protein MESLSSDKVTINNPADIVIIIGYFIVVISVGIWSMFRTKRETVGGYFLAGRSMTWWPVGASLFASNIGSGHFVGLAGTGAASGIAVGGFEWNALFIVLLLGWLFVPVYLTAGVITMPQYLKKRFGGTRISLYLSVISLFLYIFTKISVDMFSGAVFIQQALGWNIYVAVIALLLITALYTVTGGLAALMYTDTVQTFVIIAGAFVLTGFSFAEVGGYSALVAKYSSAVPRNVTSLDPQRYNISSKCYFPRQDAFSLLRDPTTGDLPWPGVLFGIAIVGGWYWCTDQVIVQRCLAARSLTHVKAGCIMCGYLKLLPMFLMVFPGMISRVLYPDEVGCVVPEDCKRVCGTEVGCSNIAYPKLVVSIMPNGLRGLMLAVMLAALMSSLASIFNSSSTLFTMDIWTRIRPQATERELIIVGRVWVLCIVAVSICWIPVVQAAQSGQLFDYIQSVSSYLAPPIASVFLLAVFVKRVNEAGAFWGLIGGLVMGLCRMLPEFWFGTGSCIFPSYCPFLVCGIHYLHFAIILFFCTSVLVLLVSYCTEPIEDQHLHRLVFSLRHSKEERKDLDWEQEEPGRRARREADERLRENHSSDAVADQEEKSGICRLIGRFCGRGNKSEAHEQEAPEAPEQMPDISEDPVWQYAVDSNAIVMMAVAVFMWGYFA, from the exons ATGGAGAGTCTCTCATCAGACAAGGTGACCATCAACAACCCAGCAGACATTGTCATCATTATTGGATATTTCATCGTGGTTATTAGTGTTGGCATTTGG TCCATGTTTCGGACCAAACGTGAGACAGTTGGAGGATATTTCCTGGCAGGACGCTCCATGACCTGGTGGCCG GTCGGTGCGTCTCTGTTTGCCAGCAACATCGGCAGTGGTCACTTTGTGGGTTTGGCAGGTACTGGGGCAGCCAGTGGCATCGCTGTAGGGGGGTTTGAGTGGAAT GCTCTGTTCATCGTGCTGCTGCTGGGCTGGCTGTTTGTACCTGTCTACCTCACGGCGGGG GTGATCACGATGCCACAGTACCTGAAGAAGAGGTTTGGAGGGACCAGAATCAGCCTCTACCTGTCCGTTATCTCTCTGTTTCTGTACATTTTCACCAAGATCTCA GTGGACATGTTTTCAGGAGCTGTGTTTATCCAGCAGGCCTTAGGGTGGAACATATACGTGGCCGTCATCGCGCTCCTGCTAATAACAGCCTTGTACActgttacag GTGGCCTGGCTGCTCTGATGTACACTGACACAGTTCAGACCTTTGTCATTATCGCCGGCGCCTTTGTCCTCACTGGTTTCT cCTTTGCAGAAGTAGGAGGCTACAGTGCTCTGGTAGCCAAATATAGCTCTGCTGTGCCACGTAACGTCACCTCCCTGGACCCCCAGCGCTACAACATCTCTTCCAAATGCTACTTCCCCAGACAGGACGCCTTCAGTCTGCTGAGGGACCCGACCACAGGGGACCTGCCCTGGCCTGGGGTGCTGTTTGGGATCGCTATAGTGGGAGGCTGGTACTGGTGTACAGACCAG GTGATCGTCCAGCGGTGTCTTGCAGCTCGTAGTCTCACCCATGTGAAGGCCGGCTGCATCATGTGTGGCTACCTCAAACTGCTGCCGATGTTCCTCATGGTGTTCCCCGGCATGATCAGCAGAGTGCTCTACCCAG ATGAGGTTGGCTGTGTGGTCCCTGAGGACTGTAAGAGGGTGTGTGGGACGGAGGTGGGCTGCTCCAACATCGCTTATCCTAAACTGGTGGTGTCAATCATGCCCAATG GGTTGCGAGGTCTGATGTTAGCTGTGATGCTAGCTGCTCTCATGTCCTCTCTGGCCTCCATctttaacagcagcagcaccctGTTCACCATGGACATCTGGACTCGCATCAGACCGCAGGCCACAGAACGCGAGCTCATCATTGTAGGCAG AGTCTGGGTTCTGTGTATTGTAGCTGTCAGTATCTGCTGGATCCCAGTAGTCCAGGCAGCCCAGAGCGGTCAGCTGTTTGATTACATCCAGTCAGTCTCCAGCTATCTGGCTCCCCCTATCGCCTCCGTCTTCCTCCTGGCTGTGTTTGTGAAGAGGGTCAATGAAGCG GGAGCTTTCTGGGGCCTGATAGGTGGTCTGGTGATGGGTCTGTGTCGGATGTTGCCTGAGTTCTGGTTCGGTACCGGCAGCTGTATTTTCCCCTCCTACTGCCCTTTCCTGGTGTGTGGCATCCATTACCTCCACTTTGCCATCATACTCTTCTTCTGTACGTCGGTGTTGGTGCTGCTGGTCAGCTACTGCACCGAGCCCATAGAGGATCAACAT CTCCATCGCCTGGTGTTCAGCCTTCGTCACtccaaagaggagaggaaagatcTGGACTGGGAGCAGGAGGAACCAGGGAGGAGAGCGAGGAGAGAGGCTGATGAGAGGCTGAGGGAGAATCACAGCAGTGATGCAG TGGCTGACCAGGAAGAAAAATCTGGGATCTGTCGCCTGATCGGTCGTTTCTGTGGTCGGGGCAACAAGTCTGAGGCCCACGAGCAAGAAGCTCCTGAGGCACCGGAGCAGATGCCTGACATCAGTGAGGACCCCGTGTGGCAGTACGCTGTGGATTCTAACGCGATCGTCATGATGGCTGTAGCAGTTTTTATGTGGGGATACTTTGCTTGA
- the slc5a2 gene encoding sodium/glucose cotransporter 2 isoform X1 yields the protein MESLSSDKVTINNPADIVIIIGYFIVVISVGIWSMFRTKRETVGGYFLAGRSMTWWPVGASLFASNIGSGHFVGLAGTGAASGIAVGGFEWNALFIVLLLGWLFVPVYLTAGVITMPQYLKKRFGGTRISLYLSVISLFLYIFTKISVDMFSGAVFIQQALGWNIYVAVIALLLITALYTVTGGLAALMYTDTVQTFVIIAGAFVLTGFSFAEVGGYSALVAKYSSAVPRNVTSLDPQRYNISSKCYFPRQDAFSLLRDPTTGDLPWPGVLFGIAIVGGWYWCTDQVIVQRCLAARSLTHVKAGCIMCGYLKLLPMFLMVFPGMISRVLYPDEVGCVVPEDCKRVCGTEVGCSNIAYPKLVVSIMPNGLRGLMLAVMLAALMSSLASIFNSSSTLFTMDIWTRIRPQATERELIIVGRVWVLCIVAVSICWIPVVQAAQSGQLFDYIQSVSSYLAPPIASVFLLAVFVKRVNEAGAFWGLIGGLVMGLCRMLPEFWFGTGSCIFPSYCPFLVCGIHYLHFAIILFFCTSVLVLLVSYCTEPIEDQHLHRLVFSLRHSKEERKDLDWEQEEPGRRARREADERLRENHSSDAAFTVADQEEKSGICRLIGRFCGRGNKSEAHEQEAPEAPEQMPDISEDPVWQYAVDSNAIVMMAVAVFMWGYFA from the exons ATGGAGAGTCTCTCATCAGACAAGGTGACCATCAACAACCCAGCAGACATTGTCATCATTATTGGATATTTCATCGTGGTTATTAGTGTTGGCATTTGG TCCATGTTTCGGACCAAACGTGAGACAGTTGGAGGATATTTCCTGGCAGGACGCTCCATGACCTGGTGGCCG GTCGGTGCGTCTCTGTTTGCCAGCAACATCGGCAGTGGTCACTTTGTGGGTTTGGCAGGTACTGGGGCAGCCAGTGGCATCGCTGTAGGGGGGTTTGAGTGGAAT GCTCTGTTCATCGTGCTGCTGCTGGGCTGGCTGTTTGTACCTGTCTACCTCACGGCGGGG GTGATCACGATGCCACAGTACCTGAAGAAGAGGTTTGGAGGGACCAGAATCAGCCTCTACCTGTCCGTTATCTCTCTGTTTCTGTACATTTTCACCAAGATCTCA GTGGACATGTTTTCAGGAGCTGTGTTTATCCAGCAGGCCTTAGGGTGGAACATATACGTGGCCGTCATCGCGCTCCTGCTAATAACAGCCTTGTACActgttacag GTGGCCTGGCTGCTCTGATGTACACTGACACAGTTCAGACCTTTGTCATTATCGCCGGCGCCTTTGTCCTCACTGGTTTCT cCTTTGCAGAAGTAGGAGGCTACAGTGCTCTGGTAGCCAAATATAGCTCTGCTGTGCCACGTAACGTCACCTCCCTGGACCCCCAGCGCTACAACATCTCTTCCAAATGCTACTTCCCCAGACAGGACGCCTTCAGTCTGCTGAGGGACCCGACCACAGGGGACCTGCCCTGGCCTGGGGTGCTGTTTGGGATCGCTATAGTGGGAGGCTGGTACTGGTGTACAGACCAG GTGATCGTCCAGCGGTGTCTTGCAGCTCGTAGTCTCACCCATGTGAAGGCCGGCTGCATCATGTGTGGCTACCTCAAACTGCTGCCGATGTTCCTCATGGTGTTCCCCGGCATGATCAGCAGAGTGCTCTACCCAG ATGAGGTTGGCTGTGTGGTCCCTGAGGACTGTAAGAGGGTGTGTGGGACGGAGGTGGGCTGCTCCAACATCGCTTATCCTAAACTGGTGGTGTCAATCATGCCCAATG GGTTGCGAGGTCTGATGTTAGCTGTGATGCTAGCTGCTCTCATGTCCTCTCTGGCCTCCATctttaacagcagcagcaccctGTTCACCATGGACATCTGGACTCGCATCAGACCGCAGGCCACAGAACGCGAGCTCATCATTGTAGGCAG AGTCTGGGTTCTGTGTATTGTAGCTGTCAGTATCTGCTGGATCCCAGTAGTCCAGGCAGCCCAGAGCGGTCAGCTGTTTGATTACATCCAGTCAGTCTCCAGCTATCTGGCTCCCCCTATCGCCTCCGTCTTCCTCCTGGCTGTGTTTGTGAAGAGGGTCAATGAAGCG GGAGCTTTCTGGGGCCTGATAGGTGGTCTGGTGATGGGTCTGTGTCGGATGTTGCCTGAGTTCTGGTTCGGTACCGGCAGCTGTATTTTCCCCTCCTACTGCCCTTTCCTGGTGTGTGGCATCCATTACCTCCACTTTGCCATCATACTCTTCTTCTGTACGTCGGTGTTGGTGCTGCTGGTCAGCTACTGCACCGAGCCCATAGAGGATCAACAT CTCCATCGCCTGGTGTTCAGCCTTCGTCACtccaaagaggagaggaaagatcTGGACTGGGAGCAGGAGGAACCAGGGAGGAGAGCGAGGAGAGAGGCTGATGAGAGGCTGAGGGAGAATCACAGCAGTGATGCAG CCTTTACAGTGGCTGACCAGGAAGAAAAATCTGGGATCTGTCGCCTGATCGGTCGTTTCTGTGGTCGGGGCAACAAGTCTGAGGCCCACGAGCAAGAAGCTCCTGAGGCACCGGAGCAGATGCCTGACATCAGTGAGGACCCCGTGTGGCAGTACGCTGTGGATTCTAACGCGATCGTCATGATGGCTGTAGCAGTTTTTATGTGGGGATACTTTGCTTGA
- the si:dkey-260j18.2 gene encoding kelch-like protein 17 isoform X1: MNAVRGGTVTWRPQPWQDGDGGGGEPLSDSDSEEEDFPDDSTTPLGDYITHGLKQLLDAQQLCDVTLLVEGKKFMCHRVLLAAVSPYFRAMFTSPLVESRLTEIRLEEVTPSVMETVIQFVYTGEAGLSLDTAEDLFVAANRLQVMPLQDLCSRFLFEHLSVDNCLGMYSLARSHHDQLLLRASLRLVAQHFPRVARQKDFLLLDHGTLGSLLSSDRLGVDSEAEVYDAARRWAEHQPLDRYAHMPALLHHLRPGLLSQEESRRLSQELGPAAAGEGLGGPLRPREGMFEKKIVCVDLTPREDENLAARDYTVDCFDPRTGKWEKLAALGSLVSPGCTAVGDRLFVAGGILRTGSVSAAVHEYDAVLDRWIERPSMVQPRAMLGLLGCGESLYALGGSNRSALLDSSEALELTTLQWGPGPRLPLPLRAFACAALRGRLYLLGGTTLEQNRAVVHSGVLIYHTLTDCWTRVALDSGATCLAGGVAVRGGVCAIGGYMRDTTKFLDGNYTNLETLDATGRVLFFREGRGSGVEREVTGGGVMVSAEQRGGAGGGSDRAPSPVVFPGLPRRIAAGGVARWKRRIYVLGGENGSRFYDSVYCWKPGWRSWVQRREKLPGDTGGVSQFGCTTLKFPKKHILSRLRLAKDNCRKPSD; this comes from the exons ATGAATGCTGTGCGGGGGGGCACAGTCACCTGGCGTCCCCAGCCATGGCAGGACGGGgacgggggaggaggggagccgCTGTCAGACAGCGACTCTGAAGAGGAGGACTTCCCCGATGACAGCACCACCCCGCTGGGGGACTACATTACCCACG GACTGAAGCAGCTCCTGGAtgctcagcagctgtgtgatgTGACTTTGCTTGTTGAGGGGAAAAAGTTCATGTGTCACAG AGTCCTTTTAGCAGCAGTGAGTCCGTACTTCCGGGCCATGTTCACCAGCCCTCTGGTGGAGTCCCGCCTCACTGAGATCCGACTGGAGGAAGTGACGCCGTCTGTTATGGAAACTGTGATCCAGTTTGTGTACACCGGGGAAGCAGGGCTCTCCCTGGACACAGCAGAGGATCTGTTTGTGGCTGCCAACCGCCTTCAGGTCATGCCCCTTCAAGACTTGTGCTCCAG GTTTCTATTTGAGCACCTCTCAGTGGATAACTGTCTGGGGATGTATTCACTGGCTCGTTCTCACCATGACCAGCTTCTGCTGCGTGCCTCCCTGCGGCTCGTAGCCCAGCACTTTCCTCGGGTGGCCCGGCAGAAAGATTTCCTTCTGCTTGACCATGGCACCTTAGGCAGCCTCCTGAGCTCCGACCGCCTCGGGGTGGACTCCGAAGCGGAGGTCTACGATGCGGCACGCCGTTGGGCAGAGCACCAGCCATTGGACCGCTATGCCCACATGCCTGCACTGCTTCACCACCTGCGCCCAGGGCTGCTGTCCCAGGAGGAGAGCCGAAGGCTGAGCCAGGAACTGGGGCCTGCTGCTGCGGGGGAAGGCCTCGGTGGGCCTCTGAGACCACGTGAGGGAATGTTTGAGAAAAAGATCGTCTGCGTGGATCTGACACCTCGGGAAGATGAGAATTTAGCTGCAAGAGACTACACAGTGGACTGCTTTGATCCTCGGACAGGGAAGTGGGAGAAGTTAGCAGCTCTGGGTTCACTCGTGAGCCCTGGCTGCACGGCTGTGGGTGACAGGCTGTTTGTAGCTGGTGGGATCCTGCGGACAGGCTCTGTGTCTGCAGCCGTGCATGAATATGATGCTGTGTTGGACCGCTGGATAGAGCGGCCTTCGATGGTCCAGCCCCGGGCTATGCTCGGTCTGCTGGGCTGTGGAGAGTCCCTCTATGCTTTGGGTGGCAGCAACCGCTCCGCTCTGCTGGACTCCAGTGAAGCCCTGGAGCTGACAACACTTCAGTGGGGTCCCGGGCCTCGGCTGCCGCTCCCACTGCGCGCCTTCGCCTGCGCAGCGCTGCGTGGACGGCTTTACCTTCTGGGTGGAACCACACTTGAACAGAACCGGGCTGTGGTCCACTCAGGTGTGCTCATTTATCACACCCTGACAGACTGCTGGACACGTGTGGCACTGGACTCTGGTGCTACCTGCCTCGCTGGAGGAGTAGCAGTGCGAGGGGGAGTTTGCGCTATTGGCGGATACATGAGGGATACTACAAAGTTCCTGGATGGAAACTACACCAATCTGGAGACTTTAGATGCTACTGGTCGGGTGCTGTTCTTTAGAGAGGGCCGGGGGTCGGGTGTGGAGAGGGAAGTGActggaggaggtgtgatggtcaGCGCAGAGCAGCGAGGGGGTGCAGGTGGTGGAAGCGACCGAGCCCCGAGTCCTGTTGTTTTTCCCGGGTTGCCACGGCGGATTGCAGCAGGGGGCGTGGCCAGGTGGAAAAGGAGGATTTATGTGTTGGGTGGGGAAAACGGCTCGCGGTTCTATGACAGCGTGTACTGTTGGAAACCCGGCTGGCGCAGCTGGGTCCAGAGACGGGAAAAACTCCCGGGAGACACTGGAGGGGTGAGCCAGTTTGGGTGTACCACTCTAAAATTTCCTAAGAAACATATCCTGTCCAGACTGAGACTAGCCAAAGACAACTGCAGGAAGCCCTCTGACTAG